One window from the genome of Hyalangium gracile encodes:
- a CDS encoding NADPH-dependent F420 reductase has translation MSQNPRIALIGAGNVGGNLGILLARSGFSIRFGVREGKDLKDVLARCEGRADVTSVPEAAKWADVIILAVPGNAVVEAAGSLGDISGKVLVDCNNPLRWDDGPVHTPPPEGSLTAALAKAFPKARVVKGFSTFGSEFHLDPKIGTTSVDVQLAGDDAEAKALVASIATRAGFTPIDVGPMRNAAHLESLAILWIHLALRAGQGREVAFKLLKRG, from the coding sequence ATGAGCCAGAACCCTCGTATTGCCCTCATCGGTGCCGGGAACGTCGGCGGCAATCTGGGCATCCTCCTTGCCCGCAGTGGCTTCTCCATCCGCTTCGGCGTCCGCGAGGGCAAGGACCTGAAGGACGTGCTCGCCCGGTGCGAAGGCAGGGCGGACGTCACGAGCGTGCCCGAGGCCGCCAAGTGGGCCGACGTCATCATCCTCGCCGTGCCTGGCAACGCCGTCGTGGAGGCCGCCGGCTCCCTGGGAGACATCTCCGGCAAGGTGCTCGTGGACTGCAACAACCCGCTCCGGTGGGACGACGGTCCCGTTCACACCCCGCCCCCCGAGGGCTCGCTGACCGCCGCGCTCGCCAAGGCCTTCCCGAAGGCTCGCGTGGTGAAGGGGTTCTCCACCTTCGGCTCCGAGTTCCACCTCGATCCGAAGATTGGCACCACGTCCGTCGACGTGCAGCTGGCCGGAGACGACGCGGAGGCCAAGGCGCTCGTGGCTTCCATCGCCACCCGTGCCGGCTTCACGCCCATCGACGTGGGCCCCATGCGCAACGCGGCCCACCTGGAGTCCCTGGCCATCCTGTGGATCCACCTGGCCCTGAGGGCCGGGCAGGGCCGCGAGGTGGCCTTCAAGCTGCTCAAGCGTGGCTGA
- a CDS encoding Rieske 2Fe-2S domain-containing protein translates to MPDVTRFFHPVLPARALQKKPLRVELAGRAYALFRDGTGKAAALADACPHRFAPLSAGKVSRDGRLQCPYHGWNFDAEGHGRSPSQPDLKKCDARAFQLVERYGYLWLSARDTPLSAFPDFAPEGFEFTGAFSMLFRAPLHVALDNFSEDEHTPFVHTRLGWDDHDTHHIDYSAENHEDRTEVHYRAPQRASRLVRLLLLKPGDTFHNDWVTRFDPVRTNYSIHWRAPSGAPRPFHHHFAIFMVPETPRTTRFHVFAFLKLLDARFRPLLPVVRQAQRVLAWFEIRDDARFIPLVADTPYSLKGMRLGKYDKPLIHQRKLLERIYFAQGPTEETAPLSLVQSAGS, encoded by the coding sequence ATGCCGGATGTCACCCGCTTCTTCCACCCCGTTCTGCCAGCCCGGGCGCTTCAAAAGAAGCCCTTGCGTGTGGAGCTGGCCGGACGCGCCTACGCCCTGTTCCGGGATGGGACGGGGAAGGCCGCCGCGCTGGCGGATGCCTGCCCTCACCGCTTCGCGCCGCTCTCCGCGGGCAAGGTGAGCAGGGACGGCCGGCTGCAGTGCCCGTACCATGGCTGGAACTTCGACGCCGAGGGCCACGGCCGCAGCCCCAGCCAGCCCGACCTGAAGAAGTGCGACGCGCGCGCCTTCCAGCTCGTCGAGCGCTACGGCTACCTGTGGCTCTCCGCGCGGGACACGCCGCTGTCCGCCTTCCCGGACTTCGCGCCCGAGGGCTTCGAGTTCACCGGCGCCTTCTCCATGCTGTTCCGCGCGCCGCTGCACGTGGCGCTCGACAACTTCAGCGAGGACGAGCACACCCCGTTCGTCCACACGCGCCTGGGCTGGGACGACCACGACACCCACCACATCGACTACTCCGCGGAGAACCACGAGGACCGCACGGAGGTGCACTACCGCGCGCCCCAGCGGGCCAGCCGGCTGGTGCGGCTGCTGCTGCTGAAGCCCGGCGACACCTTCCACAACGACTGGGTGACGCGCTTCGATCCCGTGCGGACCAACTACTCCATCCACTGGAGAGCGCCCTCGGGCGCGCCGCGCCCGTTCCACCACCACTTCGCCATCTTCATGGTGCCGGAGACGCCGCGCACCACCCGCTTCCACGTCTTCGCGTTCCTCAAGCTCCTGGACGCGCGCTTCCGGCCGCTGCTGCCCGTGGTGCGCCAGGCCCAGCGCGTGCTCGCCTGGTTCGAGATCCGCGATGACGCGCGCTTCATCCCGCTCGTCGCCGACACGCCGTACAGCCTCAAGGGCATGCGACTGGGCAAGTACGACAAGCCCCTCATCCATCAGCGCAAGCTGCTCGAGCGCATCTACTTCGCTCAGGGCCCCACGGAGGAGACCGCGCCCCTCTCGCTCGTCCAGAGCGCTGGCAGCTGA
- a CDS encoding DUF1570 domain-containing protein: MNSPHFRVLTDLGNRVARLSALELEQLRAALLLVWGSPVDPAGQVEVIVARSDVELEEFTQGAPMEAFLDSSGRSPLMVMAGDGEYLLQRPESLQVQAHELAHHIGRFVMVRQPRWLSEGLATYLQTVRFTNLRRKATFGEFPPDYARYLRSHRRLPMKQLWTWDRRPYANSEDSLPYYATSWLWVVYLMDRQPERFRSFQERLSRAEEPRQAWEATFQDVPGLEEDLQKYEPKEEGRLTVELPPIAPELEVRELDCAEIHALRARLFLRSPGPRRVAERVRLANEEVKEALREDPTNVSAVQLRASFTPEPEKRLALARALVQARPESGAAWSLLGQSLQEAGAPAAEQVSALQRALELEPEDVDALVAMAWLHTEQGATAEGLTKAERAVRLAPGRASTLEAYAALLFQAGRCEESVTAQQRAIGVLGGHVTEALRPAAEATREAMRRKLAEYERHCVDGRKR, from the coding sequence GTGAACAGCCCTCACTTCCGAGTATTGACGGACCTGGGCAACCGCGTGGCCCGCCTGTCGGCCTTGGAGCTGGAGCAGCTGCGCGCCGCCCTGCTCCTCGTCTGGGGGAGCCCGGTGGATCCCGCCGGCCAGGTGGAGGTCATCGTCGCCCGCAGCGACGTGGAGCTGGAGGAGTTTACCCAGGGCGCGCCCATGGAGGCGTTCCTGGACTCCTCCGGCCGGAGCCCGCTGATGGTGATGGCGGGAGACGGGGAGTACCTCCTGCAGCGCCCCGAGTCCCTGCAGGTGCAGGCGCACGAGCTGGCCCACCACATCGGCCGCTTCGTGATGGTGCGGCAGCCGCGGTGGCTCTCGGAGGGGCTGGCCACCTACCTCCAGACGGTGCGGTTCACCAACCTGCGCAGGAAGGCCACGTTCGGGGAGTTTCCTCCGGACTACGCCCGCTACCTGCGCAGCCACCGGCGGCTGCCGATGAAGCAGCTGTGGACGTGGGATCGACGGCCGTATGCAAACTCGGAGGACTCGCTGCCCTACTACGCGACGTCCTGGCTGTGGGTGGTGTACCTGATGGACCGCCAGCCGGAGCGCTTCCGGAGCTTCCAGGAGCGGCTGTCGCGCGCCGAGGAGCCCCGTCAGGCCTGGGAGGCGACCTTCCAGGACGTGCCTGGGCTGGAGGAGGACCTCCAGAAGTACGAGCCGAAGGAGGAGGGACGGCTCACGGTGGAGCTGCCACCCATCGCTCCGGAGCTCGAGGTGAGGGAGCTGGACTGCGCGGAGATCCACGCCCTGCGCGCTCGGCTCTTCCTGCGCAGCCCGGGGCCGCGGCGCGTGGCGGAGCGCGTGCGGCTGGCGAACGAGGAGGTGAAGGAGGCGCTGCGCGAGGACCCGACGAACGTGAGCGCCGTGCAGCTGAGGGCAAGCTTCACTCCCGAGCCGGAGAAGCGGCTCGCCCTCGCGCGGGCGCTGGTCCAGGCCCGGCCGGAGAGCGGAGCCGCGTGGAGCCTGCTGGGCCAGTCACTCCAGGAGGCGGGCGCTCCGGCGGCAGAGCAGGTGAGCGCGCTCCAGCGGGCGCTGGAGCTGGAGCCGGAGGACGTGGATGCCCTGGTGGCGATGGCCTGGCTCCACACGGAGCAGGGCGCTACGGCGGAGGGGCTGACGAAGGCCGAGCGCGCCGTCCGTCTTGCGCCTGGGAGAGCCTCCACGCTGGAGGCCTACGCGGCGCTGCTCTTCCAGGCGGGGCGGTGCGAGGAGAGCGTCACCGCGCAGCAGCGAGCCATCGGCGTGCTGGGCGGCCACGTCACCGAGGCCCTCCGGCCCGCGGCGGAGGCCACGCGAGAGGCGATGCGGCGCAAGCTCGCGGAGTACGAGCGTCACTGCGTGGACGGGCGGAAGCGCTGA
- a CDS encoding DUF547 domain-containing protein, giving the protein METPAPSRRRLLLVMAAFLLSAVLAVGGVLYMHGLLPASVPSGDFPFHYGGYARVLRHVKPDGDVDFSAMGRERLELDTFVRSLATFSPRSRPDLFEKPEDALAYWLNAYHALVLQALVDEYPYLESVESKWLGSFFWSRSWPVGGQRLTLWALKHRILLKEFADPRIHLALFRGTRGGPLLDGAPFEPAFLDSQLNDAARRFIGDKRHVRLEGNTVHLARVFDTYREDFLAALPEGRRGTVLQFVWAFLPDTCTDRYGCDTRGDLDRVCGTKLDQCSIAFEAENVSLPDAAERGLRTGAP; this is encoded by the coding sequence GTGGAAACCCCCGCTCCCAGCCGGCGCCGTCTCCTGCTCGTGATGGCGGCCTTCCTGCTCTCCGCCGTGCTCGCGGTGGGCGGAGTGCTCTACATGCACGGCCTGCTGCCGGCCTCCGTCCCGAGCGGGGACTTCCCCTTCCACTACGGCGGCTATGCGCGCGTGCTGCGCCACGTGAAGCCGGACGGGGACGTGGACTTCTCCGCCATGGGCCGGGAGCGCCTGGAGCTGGACACCTTCGTGCGCTCCCTGGCCACCTTCTCGCCGCGCTCGCGGCCCGACCTCTTCGAGAAGCCCGAGGACGCGCTGGCCTACTGGCTCAACGCCTACCACGCGCTGGTGCTGCAGGCGCTGGTGGACGAGTACCCCTACCTGGAGAGCGTCGAGAGCAAATGGCTGGGCAGCTTCTTCTGGAGCCGCTCGTGGCCGGTGGGAGGCCAGCGGCTGACGCTCTGGGCGCTGAAGCACCGCATCCTCCTGAAGGAGTTCGCGGACCCGCGCATCCACCTCGCCCTCTTCCGAGGCACGCGCGGCGGGCCGCTGCTGGATGGGGCCCCCTTCGAGCCCGCCTTCCTCGACTCGCAGCTCAACGACGCGGCCCGGCGCTTCATCGGCGACAAGCGCCACGTACGGCTGGAGGGAAACACCGTCCACCTGGCCCGCGTCTTCGACACCTACCGGGAGGACTTCCTCGCCGCGCTGCCCGAGGGCCGCCGAGGCACCGTGCTCCAGTTCGTCTGGGCCTTCCTTCCAGACACGTGCACGGACCGCTATGGCTGCGACACCCGGGGAGACCTCGATCGCGTGTGCGGCACGAAGCTCGACCAGTGCAGCATCGCCTTCGAGGCCGAGAATGTGTCGCTCCCGGATGCCGCCGAGCGCGGGCTCCGGACTGGCGCTCCGTAA